GGCCGACATGCCGCACATGAGCAACGCCTTCCGCAGGCGAAGCAGATCCATCTCGCTGATGTAGGGCTTGCGAACAATGGCGCTGACGATCCGCAGGTGCGTCCGGTGCAATTCCAACTGCTCCGCGGTGGGCGCAATGCGGACGAACTCTGTGGACCGCGGCGGCAAATCGCGCATCACCGAAGCGCGCGTGCGTCGCAACAGGATCGGCGCGAGCCGCTCGCGCAGCTCGGCGAGGTTCTTGTACCCCAGCACCTTGCCCTTGTCGTCCACGACCCGGTGACAATTGAAGAAGCGAAACACGGGACCGAGCCGCCGGTCATCGATGAACTCCACGACGGAAAACAGCTCATCGAGCCTGTTTTCCAGCGGTGTGCCGGATAGCACCAGCGCGTAGCGGGAACGCAGGCCCTTGATCACGCGGCTGGTCTGCGCCTCCCAGTTCTTAATGCGCTGGCCCTCGTCGAGAATGATCAGGTCCCACGGGGCCTGCTCGATCGCCAGGATATCCCGCAGCACTTGTTCATAGTTGCAGATGGTGAAGAAACACGCGTTGCCGTATTGGCGGGCCCGCTCGGCGGCGCTGCCCAGCACGAGTTGGCAGTCCAGCGCGGAAAACCGCCGAATCTCGGCGCGCCATTGCGACTTGAGCGTCGCGGGGCAGACCACCAGTACCCGGCGGATGTTGGCCTCGCGCCGCAGCAGCTCGGCCACGCCGATGCCCTGGATCGTCTTGCCCAACCCCATGTCGTCGGCGAGGATCGCCCGGCCAGCGCCGTGTCCAATGACGCCGGAGGGTGGCGAGTATCACGCCATCGTCGTGTCCGCACCAGGTTACCGCGGCCACGTTTGGCGCAATCGGGTAAAACCACCGCTTTGCCGACTGAGTCAAGGTGGCAAACGATCGGCTGCAAGCAACTTATGGCACGCCCGTGGCGCCCGGGAACTGCTTGCCGTCGTCGCCGTGGCCCCCAAGTATATCACCAAATTCGCCGTCAAAGCATCTGGCCAGCCGGGCCGCGTGGCGCCAGCTGCGCCCCTACGATCAACAATCACCCCCGCCCCCCAAAGCCGTCGCCAACGCTCAGCGCGCAGCCGTGTAGCCGAGCTGGACCAGGGCCTCGTCCTCGTTCGCGGCGAACTTGAGCACCTTCGTCAGCTTCATGATCTCGAAGACCTTCATCAGCTCCTTGCGCAAGCTGCAGATGATGACGGTGCCCTTGATCGCCGTCGATTTCTTGTGCAGGTTCATCAGCACGCCGATCGCGGCCGACGCGAGGAACTGCACCTTCCCGAAATCGAGGATCAGCTTCTTGACGTCCATTTCGTCCACCAGCCGGTAGAGTTCTTTGGCGATCGCCTCAATCTGCTGCGCCTCGAGCAGCCGGGCCTCCTGGAAGTCCACGACCGTGACGTCCCACATTTTCTGAACCAGGATCTTGGGGGTGGTGCTCATGCGGCTTCTCCGGCGTAGAACTCGACATCCGCTTAAGTCAGCACCCGCATTGTACCGTTCCGGCGCCGACTGGCACGCGGAATCCGTCGCCGGCGACCCGGCACGGCGCGTTTTCCGCGATTCACTGGCGGCAACCGTCCGTGACCCCGGCCCATCCGTAAGCGCAACTCCGACGCGCCACCCAGGCCAGGTCAGGCCGCTGTGGCACGCACGCGCTGCCGTGCGCCGCGGCAGCATCACGCCAGCCCGCGGAGCGCGCACGTCGGTCCACGCGGGCAGGTTGGCGACACGAAGGTTCCATGCGGTCATCCGGCAGCCGACGTGCCGGACATGAAACGGAGCGCCGGCGGCGCGAGGCGGCGCCGCACCGAGCAAGGTCCGCTGCGGCGCGTTCGCGGCGCTGGCTCCAGCGGCGCGCCCGCGCGTCAACAACGGACGGATAAACGAGCGCGATGCGCGCCCGGCCGCGGTCGTCGCCGAGGTCACGCGTGATAATGCTGCCGCGCCGCACGTCGGGCGGGCACGCCCGGGTGCTTTTTTGCCTTTTTCGCGACGCACGCCGTTCGACGAATCGTATATTCCCCAATGTGACACCGGCTTCCCTCACCAGTTTCCAGGCGTGCGGCGGCGGTGGGCAACCGATGCTGCACGTGAGGGCGGTCTCATAAAGACCGAAGAACGATGGACATGACAACCCTCCAAAACCAACTGACATCCATACGGGCAAGTGACAGTGAGCTTGCCGAGCGTCTGTCTGAGCTGGATGCCAAGCTCGGAGTCTGGTTGTCGATTGTCGAGGCGGGGCACGCCGCGCTCCTTGAGGTGGCCCGGAAACTCGTGCCCAACGCTGTGCCCCGCGAGGCCACTGTACCCCTGGTGACGCCCGAGCCCCCGGGTGCGACGCCCGCGACGCCGAGTGCGGATCCCGCCACGTCGGCGCCCCTGCCCGCCGACGAAGCGTTCCTCCAGACGCTCGACCACGAGACCGCCCAGGCGATCCGGGTCCGGCGGCGGCTGTGTGGGGGCAACCGCAGCGTCCAGCAGCTCCTGGAGGAATACCGGGCCGCGCAAGCCCAGCAGCCAGCCGAGCAAGAGAACAAGCCGGCGGCGGGACGTGGTTGGTGGAGACGAAAGAATGACTAGCACCACAGGTAAACTGCTGGACGTGCCCGATCTGAAGGTGGCAGAGATGGAGTCCCTCGGCCGGGCGGTGATCGCGGAAATGCGGGCGATGCGCGAGCTGCTGGCGGCGCGGACCACGGCCCTGGAGGACTGCCGCAACGCCCTGCTCGAGTTTGAGAAGGAGCTCACGCAGCGCCACGAGGAAGTCGAGCGGCGCGAAAGCGAGTTCTGCGATCGCTACGAGCAGCGCGAAGCCGATCTGACCGCGCGCGAGCAGAAATGCGCGCAGTCGGAAGCCCAGGTCAGCGCCGAGACGAAGCGCATCGCAGCCGCGCAGGCCGAACTGAAGCAGCAGCAGACCGAGCTCGAGCCGCGGCTGAAGTCCGTGGCCGCCGCGGAAGCTGATCTGGCCAAGCGCGCGGCCGCGCTGGTTGAACAGGAACAGCAGGCCGCCGCGGCCGCCAGTGCCTTGGAATCAAAGCGGACGGCGTTGGAGGAAGACCTGGCCCGCACGCGCGTTGTCGAAAGCGACCTCGCCAAGCGCTCCGACGAAGTCGCCGCGGCCAGCGCCGAGGTGGAGAAGCTGCGCAAGACGTTGACTGCCCGCGAGCAGGAACTGTCCTCCGAAAGCGAGGAGTTGCAGCGGCAGGCGGCCGAGATGCAGGCCCAGCAGGCCGCGCTCGAGCAGGCGGCTGCGGAACTGGAGCAGCGTCGTGCCGCGTTCGACGAGGAGCAGGCCGCGCTGCAGCGCGCCCAGGCGGAAGCCGCCACGGCCCGCAACGAACTGGAGAGCGCTGCCACGAACCTCGCGAGCCTGCAGAAGCAGCTCCAGGCGGAGCTGGATGCGCTGGCCGCGCAGAAAGGCGAGCTGCTCGCGAGCCCCGGTCAGCCCGAAAAGGGCAGTGGCGGCGGGAAGCGCGGTGCGGCGGCGCTGAAGCCCGCGGACCAGAAAGCCAGCGAGTCGCTGGAACGGTTCCAGAAGCTGTGCCGCGACGCCAAGCGGAAGGCAATTGGATCAGTGTAGAGCCTTGTGAGGTGAGGATCGGGCCGTGAACCTGACACTGTTTGCCGGTAGCAAGAAGGCCGCGAACGCGCGGAGTTCGCCACTCCACGGCGACTTCGTTCCCGCGGCACCCACGAAACCGGTCGCGGACCTGCTGGAGCAGGCGTTGCGAGCGGGTCGCCTCGGGCACTTCGTGGCGCAGCCCTCGCCGTGGGCGAACCAGCCGCGCTTCGAAACCGTGCTGGCCGAAGCCGCCCGCGCGATCGATGAACGCTTCGCGCTGGTGCCGGCGGGAATCGTGTCGATTCCCCTGACCACCTGTGATGATCCCGGTCAGCCGGAGACGGACTGCGAAACGCAGGAGTTCATGCTGGCCCGGCACGCTGTGACCAATGCCGACTTCCAGCACTTCGTCGACGCCGAGGGATACCGCGACATGAGTCTGTGGCCAGAGGAAATCTGGCCGCACCTCATCAGCTTCAAGGACATGACCGACACGCCGGGGCCGCGCTACTGGCAGAACGGGCGCCACGATCGACGGCTGGCCGATCACCCGGTGGTGGGGATCTCGTTCTATGAGGCGGCGGCCTATGCGCAGTGGGCGGGCTACCGGCTGCCGACCGAGGCGGAGTGGCAGATGGCCGCCAGTTGGCAGATCCGCAGCGAGGCCAATGTCCACCAGCGCTATCCGTGGGGCGACAGTCTCGACCTGCAGCGCTGCAACATCTGGGCCTCGGGGCACAACGGCACGCTGCCGGTGGGGGCCTGTCCCGGCGGCGCGGCGCCCAACGGTGTGCTGCAGCTCATCGGGAACGTGTGGGAGTGGACGAATTCGGATTTTCTGTGTGCGGACACGAACGGTCAGCGGGTCGTGGGGGACTCGCGCATGAACAGCATTCGCGGCGGGGCGTTCGATACGTATTTCGCGTGGCAGGCCACGGCGACGTTCCGGACCGGTCTGGCCTGCGTGGCGCGCTCCAACAACGTCGGGTTCCGGTGCGCGCTGCACGCGGTGGTGTGACCGGTGGCGTTCCCCCGACGGACGGGACCGCGCTGAGGAGATGACTGTGGCAACGGCGACTACCACGACAAACGGCATGCGATGCCTGATTTGCGGGACACTCAATCAGTCCCAGGCCGTCTTGTGCACGGGCTGCTCCGCGCCGATGGCGCTGGGGCACGAGGCCGAGGGCCAAGAGCGTGAGCCGCGGATCGTGAGCATGGTCGGCGACAGCAATGTCGGCAAGACCGTCTACCTGGGGTTCCTCCTGGACATGCTCTCGCAGCGTTCCGACGAGTTCGAGGCGGTCCCGCGCGGACCGTACTCGGTGGACCTGCCGCAACTGGTGATCAGCCACATGGCACACCGCATGTTTCCACCGAAGACGCCCATGGAAGCCAACCAGTGGAACTGGGCCTACTACCAGGTGCGCCGCCGGCAGCGCCGCGCCAAATGGGTAGACCTGGTCATGCCGGACATGGCCGGCGAGGCAATCGCCGCAGAAGTCGCCGCGCCCTCGACGTTTCGCGTCATCGACAGTCTCCTGAGCAAGTCGGCCGCCATTCTGGTGCTCGCGGACGCGGCGCTGGCGGGCAGCGGCTCCGCCCAGCCGGACTTCTTCGCCCTGAAGATGCTGAGTTACATCGATGGGATGTTCCCGCGCAAGCAGAACAAACGGGTGCCGATGCCAATCGCGATCGTGCTGACCAAGGCCGACTACGTGCCGGAGTGCTTCGACAACCCGCGGCAGTTCGCGCAGGCCAACCTCAACCGCATGTGGCACATGGTCGAGAGCCGCTTCGAGCGCGTGGAGTTCTTCGCCAGCAGCGTCGTGGGCTCCCTGGGCTACGCCACGAGCGAGGAGCAAAAGTACGTGACGCCGATCCCCCTGCACACCGCTCTGCGCGGCGTCCTGGAGCCGTTTGGATGGATCCTCGACCAGATGTAACCGGCGTGCGGCCGCACGCGGACGCCGTCGTCGCCGAGCAGGCCGTCTTCACGTCGATCCGCTCGCCGTGGGGCCGCGGCTATCGGCTCATCGCCAGCAGCCCCGGGATCAGCCCCGAGGAGAAGCGCGAGATCGTGCAGCGGGCCCCCTCGCACCAGAGCATCTGCGACGCCTCGGCGCACGGCTGCGGCCTGGCCAGCTTCGCGATGCAGAGCGGGCGGCGCTGCATCTTCTGCGCGCAGAACGCCGGCGTCGAACACAGCGCCCGCGGCGACCACCGCGTCCACACCCACGTGTTGATCCTCACGCCAGCCGACTACTGCCGCCTGCGCTGCGATCCCCTGGCCATCTGGACCGCCGCGCGCGCCGCCCTCGCCGGCAAGTGGCTGAGCGAAGAGCCACCCGTCGCCCTGGCACAACTGGAACTCGACGCGCGCGCCGCGATCGAGTACCCCGCTGCCCCCGCTACGTGGTCACCGAGCACGGACGACTTGGACCGCCTGCTCAGTGTCCTGTTGCACCTCCTGGGCGGCCGCCGGGTGCTCGTCCAGGGCCCGCTCGACGCCTTGGGGGTGCTGGCCTGGATCTGGTCCGGCGTGCCGGCGGCGCTGCGCGCGGCGCTCTCGCTCTCGTGCGGGCTGCGTTACTCGCCGGGGCGGAGCTTTCCGCTGATTCTGCTCGAGGGACCGTGTAGCGAGGCGGAGCGGAGCGGCAACGGCGCGGAGTTCACGGTCGTCGACTGGGCCGCCGCGACCCGGCCGGAGGCGTCGGAGTTTGATCCGTGGCTGAGCCTCGTGCGCCGGTACTGGGCGGCCGGCCGCTTAGCCGAATTGAATCCGATCTCGGCGGAGCTGACGGAGGCATGCACTGCGCCGGTGCTGGCCCGCGTGGCCGGGCTGTGCGCCGATCACGCGCGGCTGGCTGACGCCGATCTGGAGAGCATCGATGAATTGACGGCACGCCACGCGCGCAGCGCGTGGACGAATGGCACGGGCGCGCGGCTGTACGCAGAATTCTGCCACGCCGCGGCCGGGCGGCGTGAGCAACTGCAGCAGCAAGCGGAAGATGCCGGCGCGGCGGCTCAGGATTCCTGCGCCGGGATTCGCTGAGCGGCGCGGCCGGCACCGGTGAGCGGCTGCCGACCCAGGCGCACCGCAGGGAACGCAGCGGTTTACGCCCGCATCATCCGCGTCGTCAGGCGTGGGACGTGGCGCGAGCGTCAGTCCTCGCACCGACCCGGCCAGCCCTGCGGCAGGTCAAGCTTCATGAGCCACACGCGCTCCTGGCCGACGTCCTGCCCCCAGTTGGACGCCCACACGACCCGTGATCCGTCGCGGGCGAGGCTGGCGTGCGTTTCCTCCCAGTACGCTCCCGCGGTGCCGTACACCTTCGCGAGATAGAAAACGCGCGGGTTTTGACGATCAAGACGCACGAGCGTAAGCGTGCGATCCAGCCAGTTCTGTTCGGGCCGGTCCGGCTCCGTGAACGTCGAGACCAGGCAGTAACCGGGCAGATTGCATGAAATGTGAATGCTGCTGTTCAAACCCACCGGCGAGTCCGAGTCATAAAAGAGCCGGATAAGCGGCACGCGTCCGGTGCCGGCGTAATCACCTCCGGACTCCAGGATCGGCAACGTGGTCGAGTCGAGCGGGATCAAATCGATGAAATCGGTCTGGGTATTCTGCATGACGATGATCTCGCGGCCCTCGCTGTCCAGCCCGACGTCGGCGTGCGCAATGCCATAGTCCAGGCGGTGGAATTCCGTCAGGTCGTGATTGGCCAGCGTGAGACCGGTCAGCGGCGCGCTGTTGTCCCAGTCGGCGCCGATCAGCACCCACGTGCCGTTGGGCGACATGCCAACCCAGTCGATGCGCGCCTCCTCCGCGGCCAGGGCGCGCACACCCAGCACGTGATCGGTCTGGCGATCCCAGGTGAACAGGTAGCGCGCGCGGTAATCCTCCGCGGAGCCCTGCAGCAGCAGTGCCCAATAGCGGAAATCCTGCGACGCTTCGCCTTCGTCCCGCATGGTGATGCGGTACAGGTCAGGGTTCGCGTTCAGGATCGGCGCAAGCGTCGGCTCGGTGGCGAAGTCCTTCACGGTCGTGACGGCGCCGCTGGCAACGTCAACGGCCACGATGCGGAACTCCTGCAGCCCCCACAGCAGCGCGGGATCGATCGGGTCCCAACGGGGTTCCTCCACGGTCACCGCGCGGACCAGGCTGGGATCTTGATCGTACGGCACCGTGTCCGTGCGGTAGATGCGCCACTCACCGTCGGGCAAGTACATCAGCAGGATCAGCGTGCTGTCCGCATTGAACGGATCATGCCGCGCGTATTCGTGCCGCAAGCCGACTGTCTGCGTCACGCGAACCTGCGCGGTTCCGAAGCGCGTGTCGGTCACGGCCTCACCGGCGGCAGGAACGTCGGCCGCCACCAGGGGGTACGTCGGGTTGTCGCCGGACAGTGGCGCAGGTACTTCGACGAACGCGACGTCCGCCGGCTGATTCGCGTCGCCGTTCGCGTCCGGCTCGTTCGGGTCCGAGTTCTGTGCCGGGCAGCCGAGCAGGGCGAGCCCGACCAGTCCCAGGCCCATCCTCTGCACGGACTGCCCAAAAAACGCTGGCCCGTTCATGAGTCTCCTCCAGCGGACGTGTGCCTGTCGCTGCCGCGATCGCCGATGCCAGCAATCACGGCGCGCAACTGAGCCGGAACGCGTCGTCCAGATTCAGCGGCAACACCAGCGTGTGAAACCCACGATCCTGCGCATCGTCGCATAGCGCCGTCCGCTCGGCCGCATTGTTCACATACGCGCCGGCGTACTCGGCGTTGAACACCGGCTTGCCCGCGTCGATGAACGGCTGCAGCGCGTCGCACTCGTCGTACTCGTGACACTGCTCGTTCACGCTGAAATCGAAGTACGCCACGAGCTGCGAAATCTGGTCGAGGTCGTTCTTGAGTCCTACGCACAGGCCGCGCGCGTGGGCCTCGTCGGCGATGAAGCGGTTGAAGTCGAGCTGGTCCTGTGCGGTCAGCGGGAAACCGCTGTCGTTCACGTAGCCGTCGACGTTGTCCGGCTCGACGCAGTCGCAGCCCTTTTCCACCGCGAGGTCCAGGCGCGCCAGCATGATCTGCCGCACGTTCGCCGCGCGAATGTCGAGCCAGCGTTCACCGGCCCATTCTTCGAGCGCGTTGCCCAGCGCGGCGGCCGCGAATTCGTTCGCGTCCGCGCGGAAGTCCTCGTACGTGCCCGCCGAGAAATAACAGATCACCCGCCGCCCCTGCCCGTGCAGCTCGTCGATCAGCGCCGTGCTTGTGTCAAACAGATCGATGTCATACGCGTCCACGTCATAGGTGATGTTGATCTCATTCGCGGCGCTGGGCTGAAGCTGCCACTGCCATGTCGTGCCCACGTCGGGCTTGTACCAATCGCCGCCCGCGTCCGCCGGCGTATTCGTGTCCGCCGGCGAGTTGCCATCGGCATTGCCGTCGCGCGGGCAACCAAACCACGCGATCGCGAGCCCGAGCAAGACCACGAGACACGTTCGCTGAATCATCTACGCATCCGCCGCACGGTCGTGACCGGTCGGCGCCGCCCGCCGGCTCACGCCCAGCAGGAACCCGAGCACGATCGCCAGCAGCGCCGCGATGAAGACCCGCCATTCCGCCGGCATCGAGTAATTAAACGTCTGCGCCGCGATCCAGAACAGCAGCGTCTTCGGAATGAACGCCAGCAGGAACTGGGCATCGGCCTGGGCAGCATACGCCCGCAGGCTCCAGGTTCGCCACCGGCCCTGAATCAGAAAATCCAGGTAAGTGTGCGTCACCATCATCCCCCAGCCGTACATGCCCAGGCCGTTCAGCCAGAAGCTCTTGGAGAACGCCAGCCAGAGCGACTCCGGCACGCCCGGCACCCGCCCCGGCCACAGACTCGCCCCCACCAGCCCCTCCACCGCCGCCGAAAACGCCGGGAACGCCACCGCAAACCACATGCCGAACAGGCCCCACACGGCGGCCCGCTCCAGCGGCCGATCCAGCGCCCACGCGCCAGTCTTCAGCCGCCGCTTGAGCAGTTCCCCAAATGTGCCCAGGAAGAAGAGCTTCACGAACCCGGCGGCGAAGGGGTGCGCCTTGCTCAGCCCGGCAAATGCGGCGGGCCAGCCCAGCGCGAAGACGATGATGGCCGTCGAGCCGAGCGTGTAAACGGCAACCGTCAGGTGCCGCGGCTGAAAACGGCCGGACGCAGCCAGAGTTCTGGGGGTGTACGATGCGCCGGTCACACAGCGCTCCCGCAGCGGTACCGGCGCCCGAACATCATGCGGCCGTTCGCACGATCTCGCTTGCGGCGTTGAATAGTAAGGCAAATCGGTGGGGAGGGGAATGTCCGCACGGCGTGCTAGGCACTCCCTTGGCATGCGGCGCGCACCGCGGGCAACAGCAGCAGGCCGATTTGCAGCACGCTGAGCAACGTCCCCACTGGCACGTACCAAAGTGACAGAACCGCGCAGCCAAGCATGGCCCACCAACCCCACGGCGATCGGCCGCCAAACCCCGCTGCCGCAGCCAGCCACGCAAGCCCGAGCAAGATGAGGCCCACTTTCACGACCGTGGAACGCGGTTCCAGACCAACCCCACGAACCAAGTGTGCCCAGGGCCCGAGCCGGCCGGCGTGTCGCCCGGCGTTCGGTGTCACGTAGTCCCCCACCACCAGCGCCCGACCGCCATCAAACAGCATCCACCCCCCTTCCAGCACGCCAAGCCCGACGATGACCCAACCCAGCCAAGGCACGCGGCATGCTCCGAAATTCGACCCGTAGTTACGCACTGACGAGCAATTGATACTAGCAAGCACCCGGCGTCGTCGCACGGTGCGCGAACGGCTCGATCGCGGACGCCAAGCACGCCGCCTAGCGCTTCAGACTGTCGACCACGATGCCTACAAACGCATCAGGATCGAATCCACCCTCGTTCTTCGCATCAAAGTCCTTCGTCGGCTTCGCGGCGATGATCTCATCACGCGTCTTGCCGGCGTCGAGGAGCTTCTGCACCCGGTCGCGAAGCGTGGCCAGCATGTCGCGGAACGTCCGCAGGTCCGCCAGCGTCGCCAGCGGCCCGTGGCCGGGAATGATCCGCGTCTGGTCGTCCGCGAGTTTGGCGATCTGGTCGAGCGCCCGGATCATACCATCGATGGACCCGCCGGCGTTGAGATCGATGAACGGGTAGCACTGGTTGAAGAATACGTCCCCGGCGTGCAGCACATTGGCCTGCTTGAACTGCACGATGCTATCGCCGTCGGTGTGCGCGGGGGCCAGGTGCAGCACGCGAATTTCTTCGCCACCGTGATACACGGTCAGGGCGTCCGTGAAAGTCAGCGTCGGCAGCGCGGCGGCGGGCGACGGCGGCACGCGGCGGTCGAGGTTGCGCAGCACCTGCTCGCTGCTCATGCGCTGCCGGACGTTGGCGTGGGCGACGATGCGGGCACCGTGCTGGGCGAGGTACTCGTTGTTGCCGACGTGGTCGAAGTGCCAGTGCGTGTTCACGACCATGCGGATCGGCTGCGCGCTCAACTCCTTCACGGCGGCCAGCAGCTTGTCGCGCAATTGACTGTACTCGCTGTCCACCAGCAGCACGCCGTCGTCCGCGAGCGCGACCGCCAGGTTGCCGCCGGCGCCGGACAGCATGTACACATGGTCCGCGAGGCGCGTGGACTTAAACTCGATCCGCGGCTGCTCCTGGGCCAGCAGCGGTACGGCGATGACGACGGAAAGCAGCAAACACGCAGCGATGCGGCGGTGTGTGGCGTGCATTGGCGAATCTCCCATCGAGCCACGGGCGCGACCACCCTGCCCTGCCAGCGACGATCGCTGCCCTGCGTAAGTCAGCATAGTCGCGGCCCGGTCTGCGTACGCCGCCGGCGACAAGAATCGACAAGGCCTTGTCAGCCGGACATGCCCGTGTGGACGCAGTCCAGCCGGCGCGCCGACAGCAATCGGTGGTGTACGCGTGGGGCTTGCGCGCGGCGTCAGGCCGGCTTGCTCGGCTGGTCGCGGTCGAAGTGCGGGAGATCGTCGGGGATGTCCATGGCGAATTCGACGAGCCCGGCACAGCGCCCCGCCTCGAACCAGGGCATCTGGTGAATCATGCGTTTGCGGCCGTTCTTCGTGATCGTGTAGTGGTTGGGCCGGCCCTCGGCGATGAGCCGGGCGATCTGCGCGCTGGATTCCGCCTTGTGGCAGTCGCGCAGATTCTTACCGACTAGAGCCAGTCCGCCGTCTTTGGCGTACTTCTCGGCGGCGGTGGAGTTCAGGAAGAGTATCTTCCCCTCGTGATCGCAGACGATCATCGAGACCTTCAGACCGTTGATCCAGGCTGGTTCCACGCTCATCCTCGGCAATCTCTTGGAACTCGAAATCCAAGGCCATTTGACCTGCCCGGCGATCTGATTTCAATGCCCCCGCCAGGCGCGAATGTCGTGTCTCCGGTTGGCGGACATGGGGACCCGGCTGTCGTGCTGCGTGACGACTACCATGGTCTTGCTCTTCCAGTCTGGAAGAGCAAGTCGTCGAAGCTGAATGGCGTGGGTTGACGGACATCGTCGCCAGTGAAGCGGGGCGGACCGCCGCGGGCCGACATGCAGTCCGGCCGCGTACACATGCGGCCGCCGAGTAATACGGCTGGGATGCACGGAAGCCCCATACGGCGCTCTGCGTGATTCGGAACGGCGCGTGATACACACGGCTGCCACTCGACGTTGCAAGGTTGGCAATCGGACGTGCCACTCGCCTTTTTGAAGTCACAGACTGTGACTTCAAGAAACCGTGGCGGCAAGCGCGCGGGGCGATGGCAATCTGCATGCAGGGCTCTGCAAGCTCCGCTTGATCGGCCCGCCAAGCATTCAAATCGCGCGTGAGCCAAGGACACGGCCGCTTTGACGGTCCACCGCCTCATGGAAATACGATGGGTGTTCGTACGTCTTCACCCCGGCG
The nucleotide sequence above comes from Phycisphaerae bacterium. Encoded proteins:
- a CDS encoding STAS domain-containing protein; the protein is MSTTPKILVQKMWDVTVVDFQEARLLEAQQIEAIAKELYRLVDEMDVKKLILDFGKVQFLASAAIGVLMNLHKKSTAIKGTVIICSLRKELMKVFEIMKLTKVLKFAANEDEALVQLGYTAAR
- a CDS encoding SUMF1/EgtB/PvdO family nonheme iron enzyme — protein: MNLTLFAGSKKAANARSSPLHGDFVPAAPTKPVADLLEQALRAGRLGHFVAQPSPWANQPRFETVLAEAARAIDERFALVPAGIVSIPLTTCDDPGQPETDCETQEFMLARHAVTNADFQHFVDAEGYRDMSLWPEEIWPHLISFKDMTDTPGPRYWQNGRHDRRLADHPVVGISFYEAAAYAQWAGYRLPTEAEWQMAASWQIRSEANVHQRYPWGDSLDLQRCNIWASGHNGTLPVGACPGGAAPNGVLQLIGNVWEWTNSDFLCADTNGQRVVGDSRMNSIRGGAFDTYFAWQATATFRTGLACVARSNNVGFRCALHAVV
- a CDS encoding endo alpha-1,4 polygalactosaminidase, whose product is MIQRTCLVVLLGLAIAWFGCPRDGNADGNSPADTNTPADAGGDWYKPDVGTTWQWQLQPSAANEINITYDVDAYDIDLFDTSTALIDELHGQGRRVICYFSAGTYEDFRADANEFAAAALGNALEEWAGERWLDIRAANVRQIMLARLDLAVEKGCDCVEPDNVDGYVNDSGFPLTAQDQLDFNRFIADEAHARGLCVGLKNDLDQISQLVAYFDFSVNEQCHEYDECDALQPFIDAGKPVFNAEYAGAYVNNAAERTALCDDAQDRGFHTLVLPLNLDDAFRLSCAP
- a CDS encoding MBL fold metallo-hydrolase, yielding MHATHRRIAACLLLSVVIAVPLLAQEQPRIEFKSTRLADHVYMLSGAGGNLAVALADDGVLLVDSEYSQLRDKLLAAVKELSAQPIRMVVNTHWHFDHVGNNEYLAQHGARIVAHANVRQRMSSEQVLRNLDRRVPPSPAAALPTLTFTDALTVYHGGEEIRVLHLAPAHTDGDSIVQFKQANVLHAGDVFFNQCYPFIDLNAGGSIDGMIRALDQIAKLADDQTRIIPGHGPLATLADLRTFRDMLATLRDRVQKLLDAGKTRDEIIAAKPTKDFDAKNEGGFDPDAFVGIVVDSLKR
- a CDS encoding PAS domain-containing protein — encoded protein: MSVEPAWINGLKVSMIVCDHEGKILFLNSTAAEKYAKDGGLALVGKNLRDCHKAESSAQIARLIAEGRPNHYTITKNGRKRMIHQMPWFEAGRCAGLVEFAMDIPDDLPHFDRDQPSKPA